One Deinococcus aestuarii DNA segment encodes these proteins:
- a CDS encoding HAMP domain-containing sensor histidine kinase, with protein sequence MSPGELSAGLPLTAPARSQGTLRAQFTLVIFLLAFLPNLVLTLGARPDLPSATLLAWMGLVAAPCGLVGYLLSGALLRPLSRLEAEVQRGDFAQPHRDDPAEIRALRDAFAELLERLGTERDRRNAFMATLVHDLKTPLIATGHLTRTLTEHPLPDAERREVGDLLLAENARLLALVGQMADAHRFEREDVRVQTRPTELRPVLDGVARRLEERARSRGLCLTVSGTGTAHADPAALERAVTNLADNALRYARSRVALAVTPAGVEVRDDGPGLGAPLTELAQPFNAQPVTIAGQQYTAGTAGLGLFIARRVAEAHGGSLTYDRAPLSPTDPPERDPSGHDAPAAVHTTFTLHLPEVTP encoded by the coding sequence GTGAGCCCAGGTGAGCTTTCCGCCGGACTGCCCCTGACCGCCCCCGCGCGGTCCCAGGGCACCCTGCGCGCCCAGTTCACGCTGGTGATCTTCCTGCTGGCGTTCCTGCCGAATCTGGTGCTCACCCTGGGCGCGCGGCCCGACCTGCCCTCTGCCACGCTCCTCGCCTGGATGGGGCTCGTCGCCGCCCCGTGCGGGCTGGTGGGCTACCTGCTGAGCGGCGCCCTGCTGCGCCCGCTGAGCCGCCTGGAGGCGGAGGTGCAGCGCGGCGACTTCGCCCAGCCCCACCGCGACGACCCCGCCGAGATTCGCGCGCTCCGGGACGCCTTTGCCGAGTTGCTGGAGCGGCTGGGCACCGAGCGCGACCGCCGGAACGCCTTCATGGCGACTCTCGTCCACGACCTCAAGACACCCCTGATCGCCACCGGGCACCTCACCCGCACCCTCACCGAGCACCCCCTCCCCGACGCCGAGCGGCGCGAGGTGGGCGATCTCCTCCTCGCCGAGAACGCGCGCCTGCTCGCCCTCGTCGGGCAGATGGCGGACGCCCACCGCTTCGAGCGCGAGGACGTGCGGGTGCAGACCCGGCCCACCGAGTTGCGCCCGGTGCTCGACGGGGTGGCCCGCCGCCTGGAGGAGCGGGCACGGTCGCGCGGCCTGTGCCTCACCGTCAGCGGGACGGGCACGGCCCACGCCGACCCGGCGGCCCTGGAACGCGCCGTCACCAACCTCGCCGACAACGCCCTGCGCTACGCCCGCTCCCGGGTGGCACTCGCCGTCACGCCCGCCGGAGTCGAGGTCCGCGACGACGGCCCCGGCCTGGGCGCACCGCTCACCGAACTCGCCCAGCCCTTTAACGCGCAGCCCGTCACCATCGCCGGGCAGCAGTACACCGCCGGGACCGCCGGGCTGGGCCTGTTCATCGCCCGCCGGGTGGCGGAGGCGCACGGCGGCTCCCTCACCTACGACCGCGCCCCCCTCTCCCCCACCGACCCTCCCGAGCGTGACCCCTCCGGTCACGACGCACCCGCCGCCGTCCACACGACCTTCACCCTGCACCTGCCGGAGGTAACGCCATGA
- the murG gene encoding undecaprenyldiphospho-muramoylpentapeptide beta-N-acetylglucosaminyltransferase: MSLVVMATGGTGGHIYPAVATARELMGRGHEALILGQRGGMEERVAREQGLAFQGVEAGKLARSGQGRPDPRELLRAARGLGEARSFLREQRPGAVVGFGGFASLPGVLGAQSLGLPTVLHEQNARLGLTQRLAAGRARAVGTAYPRVIGLSGHKATLVGMPVREERLPRSEALARLGLQDGPLTILVMGGSQGSLALNGAVPDTLRHVLGMEGLLPEGAAVQVIHSTGPRWLSDVVPRVRDLPWYQPVGFVDAVAAWSAADLAITRAGTGTLAEAAFHGVPLVMVPLPESAENHQLHNALSVQEAGAGRVVEQPRVEEALGGAVLECASPGKRATMRDAALARSPAGAAGRFADLVERFLH, translated from the coding sequence ATGAGTCTGGTCGTCATGGCAACGGGAGGCACGGGGGGCCACATCTACCCGGCGGTCGCCACCGCGCGCGAGCTGATGGGGCGCGGGCACGAGGCGCTGATCCTCGGGCAGCGGGGCGGGATGGAGGAACGGGTGGCGCGCGAGCAGGGCCTCGCCTTTCAGGGGGTAGAGGCCGGGAAGCTCGCCCGCAGCGGGCAGGGTCGCCCCGATCCGCGCGAACTCCTGCGGGCCGCGCGGGGGCTGGGAGAGGCGCGCTCCTTCCTGCGGGAGCAGCGGCCCGGCGCCGTCGTGGGCTTCGGCGGCTTCGCCAGCCTGCCCGGCGTGCTGGGGGCGCAGAGCCTGGGCCTGCCGACTGTCCTCCACGAGCAGAACGCCCGGCTGGGCCTGACCCAGCGGCTCGCGGCGGGGCGGGCGCGGGCGGTGGGCACCGCTTACCCGCGCGTGATCGGCCTTTCCGGGCACAAGGCCACCCTCGTCGGAATGCCCGTGCGGGAGGAACGGCTGCCCCGCTCGGAGGCGCTGGCGCGATTGGGATTGCAAGACGGTCCGCTGACGATCCTGGTGATGGGCGGTTCGCAGGGGTCGCTGGCCCTGAACGGCGCGGTGCCCGACACGCTGCGGCACGTCCTGGGGATGGAGGGGCTGCTGCCGGAGGGAGCCGCCGTGCAGGTGATCCACTCCACCGGGCCGCGCTGGCTCTCGGACGTGGTGCCGCGCGTGCGCGACCTGCCGTGGTATCAGCCGGTGGGCTTCGTGGACGCGGTGGCGGCGTGGTCGGCGGCGGACCTGGCGATCACGCGGGCGGGAACGGGGACGCTGGCGGAGGCGGCCTTCCACGGGGTGCCGCTCGTGATGGTGCCGCTGCCCGAGTCGGCGGAGAATCACCAGCTTCACAACGCGCTCAGCGTGCAGGAGGCGGGGGCGGGGCGGGTGGTCGAACAGCCGAGGGTGGAGGAGGCGCTGGGCGGGGCGGTGCTAGAGTGTGCCTCGCCAGGCAAGCGCGCCACGATGCGGGACGCGGCCCTCGCGCGCTCCCCGGCGGGCGCGGCGGGACGCTTCGCCGACCTCGTGGAGCGGTTTTTGCATTGA
- a CDS encoding response regulator, with amino-acid sequence MRLVIADDHPLFRMGLKYALLHQGFDVVAEAADGLRALEACRTWQPDAALLDVKMPGMTGIEVCDRLRQTNPGVVSVLITTFAEPAIVQAARAAGARGYVSKESDPESLARQLRDIVAHPEVDRLPHVDVPRLTPRESDVLPLLAQGYSNKEIAKNLRVSPDTIKDHLARLYAKLEARDRTEAVSRARSIGLLH; translated from the coding sequence ATGAGACTCGTGATTGCCGATGACCACCCTCTCTTCCGCATGGGCCTGAAGTACGCGCTGCTGCACCAGGGCTTCGACGTGGTGGCGGAAGCCGCCGACGGCCTGCGCGCGCTGGAGGCCTGCCGCACGTGGCAGCCTGACGCGGCCCTGCTCGACGTGAAGATGCCCGGCATGACCGGCATCGAGGTCTGCGACCGGTTGCGCCAGACCAACCCGGGTGTCGTCAGCGTCCTGATCACCACCTTCGCCGAGCCCGCCATCGTGCAGGCCGCCCGCGCCGCCGGGGCCCGCGGCTACGTCAGCAAGGAATCCGACCCCGAGAGCCTCGCCCGGCAACTGCGCGACATCGTGGCCCACCCCGAGGTGGACCGCCTCCCCCATGTGGACGTGCCGCGCCTGACCCCCCGCGAGTCGGACGTGCTGCCGCTGCTCGCCCAGGGCTACAGCAACAAGGAGATCGCCAAGAACCTGCGGGTGAGCCCCGATACCATCAAAGACCACCTCGCCCGCCTGTACGCCAAGCTCGAAGCCCGCGACCGCACCGAGGCGGTGAGCCGGGCGCGCAGCATCGGGCTGCTGCATTGA
- a CDS encoding metallophosphoesterase family protein: protein MRIAVLADIHGNLRALDAVLADVAGQHVDLTVNLGDVVSGALQPRGTAERLGPLGFPTVRGNHERQLLTTPPERMGPSDRHAHETITAGARAWLASLPGTLGLPGGVLLVHDTPHSDLASLLDTVEKTGARAATVGEVEARLGLTPATLVLCGHTHLPRSAALPGGRLVVNPGSVGLPAYADDVPFAHRMEAGTPHARYAVVDDASGSWHVEHRRVVYDWDAAAREGQANGRPDVAYALCTGRAGLGEP from the coding sequence GTGAGAATCGCGGTTCTGGCGGACATCCACGGCAACCTGCGGGCGCTCGACGCCGTTCTGGCGGACGTCGCCGGGCAGCACGTCGACCTCACGGTGAATCTGGGCGACGTCGTTTCGGGGGCCCTGCAACCGCGCGGGACGGCCGAACGCCTGGGGCCGCTGGGCTTTCCCACCGTGCGGGGCAACCACGAGCGCCAGCTCCTCACCACGCCCCCGGAGCGGATGGGTCCCTCCGACCGGCACGCCCACGAGACGATCACCGCCGGGGCCCGCGCCTGGCTCGCCTCCCTGCCCGGGACCCTGGGCCTGCCGGGGGGCGTGCTGCTCGTCCACGACACCCCCCACAGCGACCTCGCCTCCCTGTTGGACACCGTGGAGAAAACAGGCGCCCGGGCCGCCACGGTCGGCGAGGTCGAGGCCCGCCTGGGTCTGACCCCGGCCACGCTCGTCCTGTGCGGCCACACCCACCTGCCCCGGAGCGCCGCCCTCCCCGGGGGCAGGCTGGTCGTGAATCCCGGAAGCGTCGGGCTCCCCGCCTACGCCGACGACGTTCCCTTTGCCCACCGCATGGAGGCGGGCACGCCGCACGCCCGCTACGCCGTCGTGGACGATGCCAGCGGCTCCTGGCACGTCGAGCACCGGCGGGTCGTGTACGACTGGGACGCCGCCGCGCGGGAGGGGCAGGCGAACGGGCGGCCCGACGTGGCGTACGCGCTCTGCACCGGCCGGGCCGGGCTGGGGGAACCCTGA
- the murC gene encoding UDP-N-acetylmuramate--L-alanine ligase: MTDLPPFPSPASAPQSSSPPHYHLMGIGGIGVSAFARLLSARGVRVSGCDVASSDLTEQLEREGIPVAVGHDPSHVRGVDVLIASEAVPKDHPELAAARAARVEVRPRMSLLDELLRAGPSVGVVGTHGKTTTTSMIAVAMQGAGLDPAAFVGGIVPEFGSNARVGTGPFVAEVDESDRSFGELVCETVVFTNAEDDHVGGNQATYWETVEEQHAAFARFVSHARRVLYCADWPGLEGLCAGADERLSYGQAEGADYRAVGLRPDAEGTTFTVEYQGEVLGEARVSLPGTHNVLNALAALAVTHLYGGDFKKAAEALAAFRGPGRRWQRIGQLNGALVIDDYAHNATKVAAAVQAARQTGRRVRVIFQPHRYLRTQQSWPRLADALMDADEVLILDIAAASEPPIPGIHATLVSERMARGGHGGVRYLPDRAEVVRYLRETASGGDVIVTMGAGDVWKLSRELAGVGA, encoded by the coding sequence ATGACTGACCTCCCTCCCTTCCCCTCCCCCGCGTCCGCCCCACAGTCCTCCTCTCCACCCCACTATCACCTGATGGGGATCGGCGGCATCGGCGTGAGCGCCTTCGCGCGGCTCCTCTCGGCCCGCGGCGTGCGGGTCAGCGGGTGCGACGTGGCCTCCTCCGACCTCACCGAGCAACTGGAACGGGAGGGCATCCCGGTCGCGGTCGGGCACGACCCGTCCCACGTGAGGGGGGTGGACGTGCTGATCGCGTCGGAGGCGGTGCCCAAGGACCACCCCGAACTCGCGGCGGCGCGGGCGGCGCGGGTGGAGGTGCGGCCCCGCATGAGCCTGCTGGACGAACTGCTGCGGGCGGGGCCCTCGGTCGGCGTGGTGGGCACCCACGGCAAGACGACCACGACCTCGATGATCGCCGTCGCCATGCAGGGGGCGGGGCTCGACCCGGCGGCCTTCGTGGGCGGCATCGTGCCCGAGTTCGGCAGCAACGCGCGGGTGGGTACGGGGCCCTTCGTCGCCGAGGTGGACGAATCCGACCGCTCTTTCGGTGAACTCGTCTGCGAGACCGTCGTGTTCACCAACGCCGAGGACGACCATGTGGGCGGCAACCAGGCGACCTACTGGGAGACAGTCGAGGAGCAGCACGCGGCCTTCGCGCGATTTGTGAGCCATGCCAGGCGGGTGCTGTACTGCGCCGACTGGCCGGGGCTGGAGGGGCTGTGTGCCGGGGCGGATGAGCGGCTGAGCTACGGGCAGGCGGAGGGCGCCGATTACCGCGCCGTAGGACTCCGACCGGATGCGGAGGGAACGACCTTCACCGTGGAGTACCAGGGCGAGGTGCTGGGCGAGGCGCGGGTGTCGCTGCCCGGCACCCACAACGTCCTCAACGCCCTCGCCGCACTCGCCGTGACCCACCTGTACGGCGGCGATTTCAAGAAGGCGGCGGAGGCTCTGGCGGCCTTCCGGGGACCGGGGCGGCGCTGGCAGCGGATCGGGCAGCTCAACGGAGCGCTGGTCATCGACGACTACGCGCACAACGCCACCAAGGTCGCGGCGGCGGTGCAGGCCGCGAGGCAGACCGGGCGGCGGGTGCGGGTGATCTTCCAGCCCCACCGGTACCTCCGCACCCAGCAGTCCTGGCCCCGCCTCGCCGACGCGCTGATGGACGCCGACGAGGTGCTGATCCTCGACATCGCGGCGGCGTCCGAGCCCCCCATCCCCGGCATCCACGCCACCCTCGTCAGCGAGCGGATGGCGCGGGGCGGGCACGGCGGCGTGCGCTACCTCCCCGACCGCGCCGAGGTCGTGCGCTACCTGCGGGAGACGGCCTCGGGCGGGGACGTCATCGTGACGATGGGCGCGGGGGACGTGTGGAAACTCTCGCGCGAGCTGGCCGGGGTGGGGGCGTGA
- a CDS encoding pyridoxal phosphate-dependent aminotransferase — MPTSPFRLSQRALSLKPSSTVAVSSRALELRRSGVDVISMSVGEPDFDTPPHVKAAAVRAIGEGKTKYTAVNGVAELREAISAKFARENGLTHAPGAVTVTSGGKQALFNAFFALLNPGDEVLIPAPYWVSYPEMVALTGAVPVAVPTTPESGFVLDPGEVEARVTPRTRMIVLNSPGNPTGAVFPPDVLEAVARIAQKHDLVIVTDEMYEHLVYDAEQVSIGRYAPEHTLTVNGASKAYAMTGWRIGYAGGPEGVITAMNAFQSQSTSNASSVSQYAALAALTEYEETARFIEMARNAYRERRDRIVAGLNELGLPTPTPQGAFYVMADTTRIHPDELEAARILLDDARVAVVPGTDFAAPGQVRLSYATGLEQIEEVLRRIGGVVG, encoded by the coding sequence ATGCCCACCTCCCCCTTCCGGCTCTCCCAGCGGGCCCTGAGCCTCAAGCCCTCCTCCACGGTGGCGGTCTCGTCCCGGGCGCTGGAGCTGCGCCGCTCGGGCGTGGACGTGATCTCCATGAGCGTGGGCGAGCCCGACTTCGACACGCCGCCGCACGTCAAGGCCGCCGCCGTGCGCGCCATCGGGGAGGGGAAGACGAAGTACACCGCCGTGAACGGGGTGGCCGAACTGCGCGAGGCGATCAGCGCCAAGTTCGCCCGCGAGAACGGCCTGACCCACGCGCCGGGCGCCGTGACCGTCACGAGCGGGGGCAAGCAGGCCCTCTTCAACGCCTTTTTCGCGCTGCTGAACCCCGGGGACGAGGTGCTGATCCCCGCCCCCTACTGGGTGAGCTATCCGGAGATGGTCGCGCTCACCGGCGCCGTGCCCGTGGCCGTGCCCACCACGCCGGAGTCCGGCTTCGTGCTCGACCCGGGGGAGGTGGAGGCGCGCGTGACGCCCCGCACCCGCATGATCGTCCTGAACAGCCCCGGCAACCCGACGGGCGCGGTCTTCCCGCCGGACGTGCTGGAGGCGGTCGCCCGCATCGCTCAGAAACACGACCTCGTGATCGTGACGGACGAGATGTACGAGCACCTCGTCTACGACGCCGAACAGGTCAGCATCGGGCGGTACGCGCCGGAGCACACCCTGACGGTGAACGGGGCGAGCAAGGCGTACGCGATGACGGGCTGGCGCATCGGGTACGCGGGCGGGCCGGAGGGCGTCATCACGGCGATGAACGCCTTCCAGTCGCAGAGCACGAGCAACGCGAGCAGCGTCTCGCAGTACGCCGCCCTCGCCGCGCTGACTGAATACGAGGAGACGGCGCGCTTCATCGAGATGGCCCGCAACGCCTACCGGGAACGGCGGGACCGGATCGTCGCCGGGCTGAACGAACTGGGCCTGCCGACCCCCACCCCGCAGGGCGCCTTCTACGTGATGGCGGACACGACCCGCATCCACCCCGACGAGTTGGAGGCCGCCCGCATCCTGCTCGACGACGCGCGGGTGGCGGTGGTGCCGGGGACCGACTTCGCCGCGCCGGGGCAGGTGCGGCTGAGCTACGCGACGGGCCTGGAGCAGATCGAGGAGGTGCTGCGCCGGATCGGCGGGGTGGTGGGCTGA
- a CDS encoding UDP-N-acetylmuramate dehydrogenase gives MTLTRPSRTGARVERLPLARFTTLGVGGEAEVWFVSDHDQLAEAMEAPYRILGGGSNLVVADEGVPERVIRLTGPFAEADLTPDPELSQGETVVTGWVGGGVPLPGLIRKLQKLGLSNLEGTVGIPAQVGGAVWMNAGTRYGETFDGLHTLEIVTPGGTRQVTPDDLTWGYRTSGIPRNHIVTRVRLGLRRSTPEEVLARMEFADQARKGQPKMKTPGCAFKNPGGVSAGRLIDEAGLKGERIGNAMIAPEHANFIVNLGGASCADVHALLHLIRERVGLPLELEYELWPERG, from the coding sequence GTGACGCTCACCCGGCCCAGCCGCACGGGCGCCCGCGTCGAGAGGTTGCCCCTCGCCCGCTTCACGACCCTGGGGGTGGGCGGCGAGGCCGAGGTGTGGTTCGTCTCGGACCACGACCAGCTCGCCGAAGCGATGGAGGCCCCTTACCGCATCCTGGGCGGCGGCAGCAACCTCGTGGTCGCGGACGAGGGCGTACCCGAGCGGGTCATCCGCCTGACGGGTCCCTTCGCCGAGGCGGACTTGACGCCCGACCCCGAGTTGAGCCAGGGCGAAACCGTCGTCACGGGCTGGGTCGGCGGCGGCGTGCCCCTCCCCGGCCTGATCCGCAAGCTGCAAAAGCTCGGCCTCTCCAACCTGGAGGGCACCGTCGGCATCCCCGCCCAGGTCGGCGGCGCCGTGTGGATGAACGCGGGCACCCGCTACGGCGAGACCTTCGACGGGCTGCACACCCTGGAGATCGTGACGCCGGGGGGCACGCGGCAGGTCACGCCGGACGACCTCACCTGGGGCTACCGCACGAGCGGCATCCCGAGGAACCACATCGTGACGCGGGTGAGGCTGGGGTTGCGCCGCAGCACGCCGGAAGAGGTGCTCGCGCGGATGGAGTTCGCCGACCAGGCGCGCAAGGGCCAGCCCAAGATGAAGACGCCGGGCTGCGCCTTCAAGAACCCGGGCGGCGTCTCGGCGGGCAGGCTGATCGACGAGGCGGGGCTCAAGGGAGAGCGGATCGGCAACGCGATGATCGCGCCCGAGCACGCCAACTTCATCGTGAACCTGGGGGGGGCGAGCTGCGCCGACGTTCACGCGCTGCTGCACCTGATCCGCGAGCGGGTCGGCCTTCCGCTGGAGCTGGAGTACGAACTGTGGCCGGAGCGGGGGTGA
- a CDS encoding AIM24 family protein codes for MTNPEGSYSLRDFLAQTAERDNPGDVFELESSKMLEVKVNGRIWSKLGAMVAYKGNLNFKREGSLEGGLMKALKRAVSQEMSPLAKIEGRGVAYLADQGKEITILRLSGDSLNVNGNDLLAFEDSVNYDITMQRRAAGMAAGGLFSVRLQGSGLVAILSHGKPLTLRVTQSEPIFTDPNATVAWSGNLQPQLRMDASLRSMFGRGGGETYQMVFQGDGFVVVQPYEEFEQGLGGGESGGGSRSLGDLFD; via the coding sequence ATGACCAATCCTGAAGGCAGCTACAGCCTCCGCGACTTCCTCGCCCAGACCGCCGAGCGCGACAACCCCGGCGACGTCTTCGAGCTGGAGTCGAGCAAGATGCTCGAAGTCAAGGTCAATGGGCGCATCTGGAGCAAACTCGGCGCGATGGTGGCCTACAAGGGCAACCTCAACTTCAAGCGCGAGGGCAGCCTGGAGGGCGGGTTGATGAAGGCCCTCAAGCGCGCGGTGAGCCAGGAGATGAGTCCCCTCGCCAAGATCGAGGGCCGGGGCGTCGCCTACCTCGCCGACCAGGGCAAGGAGATCACGATCCTGCGGCTCTCCGGTGACAGCCTGAACGTGAACGGCAACGACCTCCTCGCCTTCGAGGACTCCGTGAACTATGACATCACCATGCAGCGCCGGGCGGCGGGCATGGCGGCGGGCGGGCTATTCAGCGTGCGGCTCCAGGGCAGCGGCCTCGTCGCCATCCTCAGCCACGGCAAGCCGCTGACCCTGCGGGTGACGCAGAGCGAGCCGATCTTCACCGACCCCAACGCCACGGTCGCCTGGAGCGGCAACCTCCAGCCCCAGTTGCGGATGGACGCCTCCTTGCGCTCCATGTTCGGGCGCGGCGGCGGCGAGACGTACCAGATGGTCTTCCAGGGGGACGGCTTCGTGGTCGTGCAGCCCTACGAGGAGTTCGAGCAGGGCCTGGGCGGCGGCGAGAGCGGGGGCGGGTCCCGCAGCCTGGGCGACCTGTTCGACTGA
- a CDS encoding MBL fold metallo-hydrolase — protein sequence MTHTPALDAIRPPAPPVSTFGGTQVLRPDVVRVRLPMVNVYLLGQPGEPWVLVDAGMVGTAGMIRAAAQRHHGGRAPGAILLTHGHLDHIGALHELLREWQVPVYAHPLELPHVTGEHPYPFPDPTVGGVMSALSPAFVPGPFDFRPRVHPLPGDGSVPGLPGWRWLHTPGHTTGHVSLWRENDRSLIVGDAFVTTKQETVTGALASRPTLVHGPPAYYTPNWDAARDSVRTLANLDPDLAATGHGHPMFGPEMATELHRLARNFDEAVRPVRGWYLDHPVPIAQPGGAASAPDSRGRLLTYALAGVGLVLVLRRLGR from the coding sequence ATGACGCACACCCCTGCCCTCGACGCCATCCGCCCCCCCGCTCCCCCCGTCTCGACCTTCGGCGGCACCCAGGTCCTGCGCCCGGACGTGGTGCGCGTGCGGCTGCCGATGGTCAACGTCTACCTGCTGGGCCAGCCCGGGGAGCCGTGGGTGCTCGTGGACGCCGGAATGGTGGGCACCGCCGGGATGATCCGCGCGGCGGCCCAGCGGCACCACGGGGGGCGGGCGCCGGGGGCGATCCTCCTGACCCACGGCCACCTCGACCACATCGGGGCGCTGCACGAGCTGCTGCGCGAGTGGCAGGTCCCCGTTTACGCGCACCCGCTGGAGCTGCCCCACGTCACGGGCGAGCACCCCTACCCCTTCCCCGACCCCACGGTCGGCGGCGTGATGAGTGCGCTCTCCCCGGCCTTCGTGCCTGGCCCCTTCGACTTCCGGCCCCGCGTGCACCCTCTTCCGGGGGACGGCTCGGTGCCGGGCCTCCCCGGCTGGCGTTGGCTGCACACGCCGGGGCATACGACCGGGCACGTGTCGCTGTGGCGGGAGAACGACCGCTCGCTGATCGTGGGCGACGCCTTCGTGACGACCAAGCAGGAGACGGTGACGGGGGCGCTGGCCTCGCGGCCCACCCTCGTCCACGGCCCGCCCGCGTACTACACGCCGAACTGGGACGCGGCGCGCGACTCGGTGCGGACGCTCGCCAACCTCGACCCCGACCTCGCCGCGACCGGGCACGGGCACCCGATGTTCGGGCCGGAGATGGCGACCGAGCTCCACCGCCTCGCCCGCAACTTCGACGAGGCGGTGCGGCCGGTGCGCGGCTGGTACCTCGACCACCCGGTGCCCATCGCCCAGCCGGGGGGCGCGGCTTCGGCCCCAGACTCGCGCGGAAGGCTGCTGACGTACGCGCTGGCGGGGGTGGGGCTGGTGCTGGTGCTGCGGCGTCTGGGTCGCTGA